One Acaryochloris thomasi RCC1774 genomic window, TTGAGAAAAGTTTTGATTGATGCGGTTTTAGTTTGGGTTAGCAGGGGATGGATTTGTATCTGTCTCCTGCTGGCCGTTCGTAATTTTCTATTGAGCCTGAGGCTGGCTAGGGGGGGCTGGCGGTTCTGCCGCTGGGCTACTAAGAGATTGTGTTGTCGTCTCGACTAACTTAAGTTTTTGCTCAATCTCAGTCAACTGCTTTTGAGTGGCCTGCAGCTCACCCACTAAATCTTGTGAAACTTTTTGGTCCAGGGTTTGTAGTTTTTGGTCAAGCACCTCTACTTGACTTTTCAATGCTGGATCAAAGCTGAGCTGCGCCGTATTTTCGAGCTTTTGTACCCGAAACACGAGCCAGCCTGAAACAGCAGCTAGCACGATTACAAGAGTCCCGAGTGCCCCCAGCAGCTCTAGAGGTTGGCCTCGGTTACTGGCAATCTCTGCGCTCAAGCGATTGACTTCAGAATCGACCCTTCGCTGGAGTGCTTCCATGTCTTGCGACGAGGCTGGAGGATCAGGTCTACTGTCTTCGCTCGGCTTGCCAAGATCAGGATTTGAGGAGGGGGGATAAGTTGCATGTGTCATAACCATTACCCTCAGAAATTGATACGTAGCGTTCTCTATATGTCTGAGGCTAGCGAAAACTATTGAGGAAGTTGTGATGCTGCTGTTGCTAGAACGATGAAGGTGGGGTTGTGATTAAGAGCCAATATTTCTGATGGCATCGGAGTTCTTCATTTCGATCCACTTACATCTGATGAGCTGTTGAATCGCCAGCCAGATAAACGGGGGAATGGTTGATGCATAGCGTCGCCAAAGCCTCCTGGGTTCCTGGCACAGTCGATAGGCCCATTCCAGACCCGAGGTGCGGACCCACTGGGGTGCGTGTTTGTGAATCCCTGCGTATACCGGAAAGACACCCCCAAGGCCAATCATGGTCGCGTTGATTTTGCCGCGATGCTGAGCAATCCACTGTTCTTGTTTGGGGCAGCCCAGAGAGACGAACAGCAGCCCCGCCTGAGTCTGATTGATCTGATTGGTTAGGTCTCGATCTTCTCTGGCAGTGAGCGATCGAAAGGGGAGTGGTTCCATCCCGGCGATCTGCAAAGCAGGGTATTCATTCTCTAGACGGCAGCGCATCTTAGCTAAAATTTGGGTCTGAGACCCCACACAGAAGATACTCACGTTTTGGCTCTGAGCTTCTTGACAGAGACCTGTAAAAAGATCCATCCCGGCGACTCGTTCTTGACCGTAAGCACCCAATAACCGCAGCATCCACACCAGCGGCATCCCGTCTGGCGTCACTAAGTCAGCCGAACGCAAAATTTGCCTGAAGGTATTATTCCAGTGGGCTTCCATCAGCATATGGACGTTGGCAACGCAGACAGAGCGACTCATATTCTGCTTAGCCCAGCGAATGATCTGCTGGACGTGCTGATTGAGAGACAGCGCATGAATATCAATGTCAGTAACCGGAATGCGATGAGATGCTCTAAATGGAGTCATAGTTTTTAGAGGAATTGTGGTTCAGAACCCCTTACATGCAGGAAGAGAGATGCTGTTGCAAGCATGGGTTGACTTGCAGAGACTCTAAGGCTAGAGGGCTTAGCGATTATTGAGATCGCGGCTTACCTTAGGTCTGGCCTTATT contains:
- a CDS encoding WecB/TagA/CpsF family glycosyltransferase, translated to MTPFRASHRIPVTDIDIHALSLNQHVQQIIRWAKQNMSRSVCVANVHMLMEAHWNNTFRQILRSADLVTPDGMPLVWMLRLLGAYGQERVAGMDLFTGLCQEAQSQNVSIFCVGSQTQILAKMRCRLENEYPALQIAGMEPLPFRSLTAREDRDLTNQINQTQAGLLFVSLGCPKQEQWIAQHRGKINATMIGLGGVFPVYAGIHKHAPQWVRTSGLEWAYRLCQEPRRLWRRYASTIPPFIWLAIQQLIRCKWIEMKNSDAIRNIGS